The Pseudanabaena sp. ABRG5-3 genome includes the window AGAATTTATTTTTGAAAGCCTAAAGCAAATTTATGAAACCCTCTTGAATTAAGGGTTATGGCAGCAAAAAGCTTTTTAGATTTTCATCTTCAGGGTTGTCTCTGAGGATTTTATTAAGGGGATGGGATTATTGACTGACGATGTAGGGGGAAGAAATTGCTTGAATTTGTCCCGATCGCACTAGAGACTGGTAGATGAACGCAGCAACTTCGGCTCTGGTTGCAGTCTGATTGGGATTTAGAATTTTTAAATTGGGGTAATTGACAACCATCCGATTTTCGGTTGCGGCAGCCACACTATTACGAGCATAGGCAGGAATAGTGTTTGCATCTGAGTACACTTGTAAGGTTGAGTCAGTGGATTTAGTGGGGGAATAGCCTAGTCCATTGGCTAAAGAAACTAAAATCTGGACACGGGAAATATTTTCGTTGGGGCGAAATGTAGTGATGGAATAACCAGACATAAATCCTGTGGCGTAGGCTTTTTGAATAGCGGCGGCAGCCCAAAAGTTTGAGGCAACATCAGCGAAAGCCACATTGCTGCGCGTAGCGGGCTTATTCATTGCTTGGCTGAGAATGGCAGCAAATTGTGCTCTCGTCACAGGATCATTGGGACGAAAACTCCCATCAGGGAAGCCTTTGATAATGTTTCTGGAGGCTAGCTCTTGGATAAAAGTTTGCCCCCAGTAGTTTGCAGGGACATCTTTGAAAGCAACTTGAGTAGTTGGAGTTGTAGGAGTAGAAGGTGATGTGATTGGTGATGTTGGTTGGACAAGACTTACGGAGCCTTGGACCCGCTTAGGATCAACTTGGTTGCCGATCGCTACGACGGTGACTCCCGAAGCATTGTTAATATCAGTTTGCTTATTATTTTGAAAAATATTTTGACCAGGGCTAGCAGTTGTACCGAGATCGACTGTAGGCTGACCTTTACGATCTTTCAAGATTACTAATCCGTTTTCTTGGTTATTGGCAATGAGATTATTGCGAAATGATGGTGTAGATAAATTAGAAACCACGACACCCCCACGGTTATTGACAATACGATTGGAACTCACAGCTACTTTTGAGTTTTGACCGATCGCTAAGCCAAATCCAGTGTTATCAAAGGTATTCGACTGAATATTTCCTGTACTTGTCCCAACAGCCGAAAGACCATTTGCGCCATTTTTGGTAAAAATGTTGTTGATAATATTGGCGGAAGTTGCACCTGTTAAGAAAACTCCGTCATGATCAGAGTTAGCAAATGTGTTGTTAGTAATAGTGACATTTTGGGCAGATTCCAACCAAAGAGCATAGCCCCTAGTATTTTTATTAGTCAGAGTAATACCTTCAATACGAGCGCCATTACCTGCAAGCATGGCAATATTTTGACGAGCAAAAGTGGGACTGATAAAGCCTCCGCCACCTAAAATAATAATTTCTTGCCCCTGATTAGTGGGATTTCCACGCAAAGTTACACCTGCGGGGATTGTGAGGGGAAATTGTTCTCCTGTTGCAGTGGAGTAAGTCCCTGATGCTAGTTGAATAATCGCCCCATTTTGTGGATTTTTTTTGAGTGCGGCTGTTATTGATCTCAATGGTTGATTGGCATCAAGTCCTGAATTAGCATCTGAACCATTGGGGGAAACAAAGATAGTGGTGTTAGCTTGGGCAAGTTGCAGAGTTGAATTTGAGATTGCCGAATTAGTATTTGTAACATTCTGGGCGATCGCTACCTCAGTTAATGTGACAATTTGAGATAGTCCAAAAGTCAAAAGAAATGCAAGTCTCAGAGATGTCCGTGAAAATGACATAAATTTATCCTCTACAATTTATTTAAGTCTCAAACTCTTAAGTCTTGGATGTCGAGCTTGACGCAAAGCCTCTCAAATAGTTTCTTGAGCAGCTTTGAGAGCTAGGCTCCAAAACTTCAACTAAATATACAGCCAAGTTTTAATTTTGGTTTTGCATTGATCGAGGTATTTGTGAGTT containing:
- a CDS encoding DUF1565 domain-containing protein, yielding MSFSRTSLRLAFLLTFGLSQIVTLTEVAIAQNVTNTNSAISNSTLQLAQANTTIFVSPNGSDANSGLDANQPLRSITAALKKNPQNGAIIQLASGTYSTATGEQFPLTIPAGVTLRGNPTNQGQEIIILGGGGFISPTFARQNIAMLAGNGARIEGITLTNKNTRGYALWLESAQNVTITNNTFANSDHDGVFLTGATSANIINNIFTKNGANGLSAVGTSTGNIQSNTFDNTGFGLAIGQNSKVAVSSNRIVNNRGGVVVSNLSTPSFRNNLIANNQENGLVILKDRKGQPTVDLGTTASPGQNIFQNNKQTDINNASGVTVVAIGNQVDPKRVQGSVSLVQPTSPITSPSTPTTPTTQVAFKDVPANYWGQTFIQELASRNIIKGFPDGSFRPNDPVTRAQFAAILSQAMNKPATRSNVAFADVASNFWAAAAIQKAYATGFMSGYSITTFRPNENISRVQILVSLANGLGYSPTKSTDSTLQVYSDANTIPAYARNSVAAATENRMVVNYPNLKILNPNQTATRAEVAAFIYQSLVRSGQIQAISSPYIVSQ